In Drosophila simulans strain w501 chromosome X, Prin_Dsim_3.1, whole genome shotgun sequence, one DNA window encodes the following:
- the LOC6740156 gene encoding ethanolamine kinase isoform X5, with translation MGTETKSNSYTGQISTSGGNPKVMKDSLSLVRQTVNQQTLSLSQSNQVQNQLNSHSNSNSYPNPSGSENKNEHEPNPRDIRAKQEDKSRKEAIVPFVPIFVEEADVIQGAKELLKVIRPTWDLSHVEFKIRVVPQIEDRYPAQNAMVMTTLVSPMASQTNWSDVFIRRSPN, from the exons ATGGGCACAGAAACCAAGAGCAACAGTTACACAGGACAGATTTCAACAAGTGGCGGCAACCCCAAAGTGATGAAAGATTCTTTATCCTTAGTTCGTCAGACGGTCAATCAGCAAACGCTATCGCTATCGCAATCGAACCAGGTCCAGAACCAATTGAATTcacattcaaattcaaattcgtaTCCGAATCCAAGCGggagcgaaaataaaaacgaacaCGAACCAAATCCGCGCGATATTCGAGCCAAACAGGAGGATAAATCCAGAAAAGAGGCAATCGTACCCTTTGTGCCCATATTTGTTGAGGAGGCCGACGTGATTCAAGGGGCCAAGGAACTGTTGAAGGTTATTCGACCGACCTGGGACCTCAGCCACGTCGAGTTTAAG ATCAGGGTAGTTCCGCAGATCGAAGATCGTTATCCGGCCCAAAATGCGATGGTGATGACGACGCT AGTTTCACCGATGGCATCACAAACAAACTGGTCGGATGTTTTCATAAGGAGATCTCCAAACTGA
- the LOC27209219 gene encoding peroxisomal multifunctional enzyme type 2: protein MSSSDGKLRYDGRVAVVTGAGAGLGREYALLFAERGAKVVVNDLGGTHSGEGASQRAADIVVDEIRKAGGEAVADYNSVIDGAKVIETAINAFGRVDILVNNAGILRDRSLVKTSEQDWNLVNDVHLKGSFKCTQAAFPYMKKQNYGRIIMTSSNSGIYGNFGQANYSAAKMGLIGLANTVAIEGARNNVLCNVIVPTAASRMTEGILPDILFNELKPKLIAPVVAYLCHESCEDNGSYIESAAGWATKVHIVRGQGAVLRPSLDDPVTIEYVKDVWSNVTDMSRAKHLGAIGEASGTLLEVLEKLKEGGGDAVEDTFEFNSKELITYALGIGASIKNAKDMRFLYENDADFAAIPSFFVLPGLLLQMSTDKLVSKALPNSQVDFTNILHGEQYLEIVDDLPTSGTLLTSGKVFDVMDKGSGAVVVTNCESFDENGRLLVRNQSSTFVVGAGKFGGKKEPIAGVVPLQPAPNRQPDATVQYATSEDQAALYRLSGDKNPLHIDPQMALLAGFKTPILHGLCTLGFSVRAVLAQFADNNPALFKAVKVRFSGPVIPGQSLRVDMWKQGTRINFRTVVVETGKEVISGAYVDLKSSQAKL from the exons ATGTCCTCTTCCGATGGAAAACTTCGTTACGACGGCCGTGTGGCGGTGGTGACGGGAGCTGGCGCCGGTTTGGGCCGCGAGTACGCACTGCTCTTCGCGGAGCGTGGTGCCAAGGTGGTGGTCAACGATCTGGGTGGCACCCACTCCGGCGAGGGCGCCTCGCAGCGAGCCGCCGACATTGTGGTGGATGAGATCCGTAAGGCCGGCGGCGAGGCGGTGGCCGACTACAACTCGGTGATCGATGGGGCAAAGGTCATCGAGACGGCCATCAATGCTTTCGGACGCGTCGATATACTGGTCAACAATGCCGGCATTCTGCGCGACAGGAGTCTGGTGAAGACCAGCGAACAGGACTGGAATCTGGTCAACGATGTCCATCTGAAGGGCAGCTTCAAGTGCACCCAGGCGGCATTTCCGTACATGAAGAAGCAGAACTATGGCCGCATCATCATGACCTCGTCCAACTCGGGCATCTATGGTAATTTCGGGCAGGCCAACTACTCGGCCGCCAAGATGGGCCTCATCGGATTGGCCAACACGGTGGCCATCGAGGGCGCCCGCAACAACGTACTTTGCAACGTCATCGTGCCCACTGCAGCCAGTCGAATGACCGAGGGCATCCTGCCCGACATCCTCTTCAACGAGCTGAAGCCCAAGCTGATTGCTCCCGTGGTGGCCTACTTGTGCCACGAGTCCTGCGAGGATAATG GTAGCTATATCGAGAGTGCCGCCGGTTGGGCCACCAAGGTGCACATTGTTCGCGGCCAGGGCGCTGTGCTGCGTCCTTCGCTGGACGACCCCGTGACCATTGAGTACGTCAAGGATGTGTGGTCGAATGTGACCGACATGTCCAGGGCAAAGCACTTGGGCGCCATCGGAGAGGCCTCCGGCACCCTGCTGGAAGTGCTTGAGAAGCTCAAGGAAGGCGGCGGCGACGCCGTCGAGGATACCTTCGAGTTCAATAGCAAAGAGCTTATCACCTACGCCCTGGGCATTGGGGCATCCATCAAAAACGCGAAGGACATGCGCTTCCTGTACGAAAACGATGCCGATTTCGCCGCCATTCCATCTTTCTTCGTTCTGCCCGGCCTCCTGCTGCAAATGTCCACCGATAAGCTGGTCAGCAAGGCTTTGCCCAACAGCCAGGTGGACTTCACCAACATTCTGCACGGCGAACAGTACCTGGAGATCGTCGACGATCTGCCCACCAGTGGCACTTTGCTGACCAGCGGCAAGGTCTTCGATGTTATGGACAAGGGATCCGGCGCCGTGGTCGTCACCAATTGCGAGTCGTTCGACGAAAATGGCCGCCTGTTGGTGCGCAACCAGAGCAGCACTTTCGTTGTCGGCGCTGGCAAATTCGGCGGCAAGAAGGAACCCATCGCCGGTGTAGTTCCGCTGCAGCCGGCGCCCAATCGCCAGCCGGACGCAACCGTCCAGTACGCGACCAGCGAGGACCAGGCAGCGCTGTACCGTCTGTCCGGCGACAAGAACCCCCTGCATATCGATCCCCAGATGGCCCTGCTGGCCGGCTTCAAGACACCCATCCTCCATGGACTCTGCACACTGGGCTTCTCGGTGCGCGCCGTGCTCGCTCAGTTTGCGGACAACAACCCGGCTCTGTTCAAGGCAGTCAAAGTGCGCTTCTCCGGACCCGTGATTCCGGGCCAGAGTTTGCGCGTGGACATGTGGAAGCAGGGCACACGCATCAACTTCCGCACCGTGGTCGTGGAGACCGGCAAGGAGGTCATATCCGGTGCCTACGTCGACCTGAAGAGCTCACAGGCGAAGCTGTAA
- the LOC27206746 gene encoding proteasome subunit alpha type-7-1 produces MSSRYDRAVTIFSPDGHLLQVEYAQEAVRKGSTAVGVRGANCVVLGVEKKSVAKLQEDRKVRKICMLDNHVVMAFAGLTADARIMINRAQVECQSHRLNVEDPVTLEYITRFIAQLKQKYTQSNGRRPFGISCLIGGFDADGSAHLFQTEPSGIFYEYKANATGRSAKVVREFFEKSYREEEVANEHGAVKLAIRALLEVAQSGQNNLEVAIMENGKPLKMLDTDVITEYVKIIEKEKEEELEKKKQKK; encoded by the exons ATGTCTTCACGCTACGATCGTGCTGTAACCATATTCTCGCCCGACGGTCACCTCCTGCAGGTGGAGTACGCCCAGGAGGCCGTTCGCAAGGGTTCGACTGCG GTCGGAGTTCGCGGCGCCAACTGCGTTGTGCTTGGCGTGGAGAAGAAGTCGGTGGCCAAACTGCAGGAGGATCGAAAGGTGCGCAAGATTTGCATGCTCGACAACCACGTTGTAATGGCTTTTGCCGGTCTCACGGCCGACGCTCGCATCATGATCAACCGTGCCCAGGTGGAGTGCCAGAGCCATCGCCTCAATGTCGAGGATCCTGTGACCCTCGAGTACATAACCAG ATTCATTGCCCAGCTGAAGCAAAAATACACGCAGAGCAATGGCCGCCGTCCCTTCGGCATTTCCTGTCTTATTGGCGGCTTCGATGCAGATGGCTCTGCGCATCTGTTCCAGACTGAGCCATCGGGCATTTTCTACGAGTACAAGGCTAACGCCACCGGGCGTTCGGCAAAGGTTGTGCGCGAGTTCTTCGAGAAGTCCTACCGcgaggaggaggtggccaaCGAGCACGGAGCCGTCAAACTGGCCATTCGTGCGCTGCTGGAGGTGGCACAGTCGGGCCAGAACAATCTGGAGGTGGCCATCATGGAGAACGGCAAGCCACTGAAAATGCTGGACACCGATGTCATTACCGAATATGTTAAGATCAtcgagaaggagaaggaggaggagctcgAGAAGAAGAAACAGAAAAAGTAA
- the LOC6740156 gene encoding ethanolamine kinase isoform X2, producing MGTETKSNSYTGQISTSGGNPKVMKDSLSLVRQTVNQQTLSLSQSNQVQNQLNSHSNSNSYPNPSGSENKNEHEPNPRDIRAKQEDKSRKEAIVPFVPIFVEEADVIQGAKELLKVIRPTWDLSHVEFKSFTDGITNKLVGCFHKEISKLSDENGGSYIPIKTQGLSPVQSEDPVIIEKEDDDQYTDDRATDDGSPVQYSDNVVLVRIYGNKTDLLIDRKAETQNFLLLHTYGLAPSLYATFKNGLVYEYVPGTTLNTDSVLCPEIWPLVARRMAEMHRKVRKHGDSSATKPMPMIWKKTQSFLDLVPERFSDAEKHKRVKETFLPIGRLREEFNKLYEYLEALDSPIVFSHNDLLLGNVIYTQSLNTVNFIDYEYADYNFQAFDIGNHFAEMCGVDEVDYSRYPKREFQLQWLRVYLEEYLQRSHIQNDEVELLYVQVNQFALASHIFWTVWSLLQAEHSTIDFDYVGYAFLRYNEYLARKVEFLSLTAAKNNK from the exons ATGGGCACAGAAACCAAGAGCAACAGTTACACAGGACAGATTTCAACAAGTGGCGGCAACCCCAAAGTGATGAAAGATTCTTTATCCTTAGTTCGTCAGACGGTCAATCAGCAAACGCTATCGCTATCGCAATCGAACCAGGTCCAGAACCAATTGAATTcacattcaaattcaaattcgtaTCCGAATCCAAGCGggagcgaaaataaaaacgaacaCGAACCAAATCCGCGCGATATTCGAGCCAAACAGGAGGATAAATCCAGAAAAGAGGCAATCGTACCCTTTGTGCCCATATTTGTTGAGGAGGCCGACGTGATTCAAGGGGCCAAGGAACTGTTGAAGGTTATTCGACCGACCTGGGACCTCAGCCACGTCGAGTTTAAG AGTTTCACCGATGGCATCACAAACAAACTGGTCGGATGTTTTCATAAGGAGATCTCCAAACTGAGCGATGAGAACGGCGGATCGTATATACCTATCAAGACGCAGGGCCTGTCGCCGGTTCAGTCCGAGGATCCAGTCATCATCGAGAAGGAGGACGATGATCAGTACACAGACGATCGGGCAACGGACGACGGCTCACCTGTACAGTACTCCGATAACGTAGTGCTGGTCAGGATATACGGTAACAAAACGGACCTACTGATAGATCGCAAGGCGGAGACGCAAAACTTTCTTCTACTGCATACGTATGGGCTAGCGCCATCGCTGTATGCCACGTTCAAGAACGGCCTCGTCTACGAATACGTACCTGGAACCACCCTGAATACGGACAGTGTGCTCTGTCCAGAGATTTGGCCCTTGGTCGCCCGTCGCATGGCCGAGATGCATCGCAAGGTGAGGAAGCACGGGGATAGTTCGGCGACCAAACCCATGCCGATGATTTGGAAGAAGACGCAGAGCTTTCTTGATTTAGTACCTGAACGTTTTAGTGATGCTGAAAAACACAAAAG AGTGAAAGAAACGTTTCTACCTATCGGCCGCCTGCGCGAGGAGTTCAACAAGCTATATGAATACCTCGAGGCTCTGGACAGTCCGATTGTCTTCTCCCACAACGATCTTCTGCTGGGAAATGTGATCTATACGCAGAGCCTGAACACGGTGAACTTCATCGACTACGAGTATGCCGATTACAATTTCCAGGCCTTCGACATTGGCAACCACTTTGCGGAGATGTGCGGCGTGGATGAGGTTGACTACTCGCGCTATCCGAAGCGCGAGTTCCAGCTGCAGTGGCTGAGGGTCTACCTCGAGGAGTACCTACAGCGCAGCCACATTCAGAACGACGAAGTCGAACTGCTCTATGTCCAGGTCAATCAGTTTGCGCTGGCATCGCATATCTTTTGGACGGTGTGGTCCCTGTTGCAAGCCGAGCATTCCACTATCGATTTCGACTACGTAGG CTATGCATTTCTTCGTTATAATGAGTACTTGGCTCGAAAGGTGGAGTTTTTGTCATTGACTGCAGCTAAGAACAATAAGTGA
- the LOC6740156 gene encoding ethanolamine kinase isoform X3 translates to MESPLLRLKRGLQCDWQIRQTVNQQTLSLSQSNQVQNQLNSHSNSNSYPNPSGSENKNEHEPNPRDIRAKQEDKSRKEAIVPFVPIFVEEADVIQGAKELLKVIRPTWDLSHVEFKSFTDGITNKLVGCFHKEISKLSDENGGSYIPIKTQGLSPVQSEDPVIIEKEDDDQYTDDRATDDGSPVQYSDNVVLVRIYGNKTDLLIDRKAETQNFLLLHTYGLAPSLYATFKNGLVYEYVPGTTLNTDSVLCPEIWPLVARRMAEMHRKVRKHGDSSATKPMPMIWKKTQSFLDLVPERFSDAEKHKRVKETFLPIGRLREEFNKLYEYLEALDSPIVFSHNDLLLGNVIYTQSLNTVNFIDYEYADYNFQAFDIGNHFAEMCGVDEVDYSRYPKREFQLQWLRVYLEEYLQRSHIQNDEVELLYVQVNQFALASHIFWTVWSLLQAEHSTIDFDYVGCVLHSICTVTSNWECTMQLNDISFRNIDVYISFA, encoded by the exons ATGGAATCGCCGCTTTTGAGGCTTAAAAGAGGCCTTCAATGTGACTGGCAAA TTCGTCAGACGGTCAATCAGCAAACGCTATCGCTATCGCAATCGAACCAGGTCCAGAACCAATTGAATTcacattcaaattcaaattcgtaTCCGAATCCAAGCGggagcgaaaataaaaacgaacaCGAACCAAATCCGCGCGATATTCGAGCCAAACAGGAGGATAAATCCAGAAAAGAGGCAATCGTACCCTTTGTGCCCATATTTGTTGAGGAGGCCGACGTGATTCAAGGGGCCAAGGAACTGTTGAAGGTTATTCGACCGACCTGGGACCTCAGCCACGTCGAGTTTAAG AGTTTCACCGATGGCATCACAAACAAACTGGTCGGATGTTTTCATAAGGAGATCTCCAAACTGAGCGATGAGAACGGCGGATCGTATATACCTATCAAGACGCAGGGCCTGTCGCCGGTTCAGTCCGAGGATCCAGTCATCATCGAGAAGGAGGACGATGATCAGTACACAGACGATCGGGCAACGGACGACGGCTCACCTGTACAGTACTCCGATAACGTAGTGCTGGTCAGGATATACGGTAACAAAACGGACCTACTGATAGATCGCAAGGCGGAGACGCAAAACTTTCTTCTACTGCATACGTATGGGCTAGCGCCATCGCTGTATGCCACGTTCAAGAACGGCCTCGTCTACGAATACGTACCTGGAACCACCCTGAATACGGACAGTGTGCTCTGTCCAGAGATTTGGCCCTTGGTCGCCCGTCGCATGGCCGAGATGCATCGCAAGGTGAGGAAGCACGGGGATAGTTCGGCGACCAAACCCATGCCGATGATTTGGAAGAAGACGCAGAGCTTTCTTGATTTAGTACCTGAACGTTTTAGTGATGCTGAAAAACACAAAAG AGTGAAAGAAACGTTTCTACCTATCGGCCGCCTGCGCGAGGAGTTCAACAAGCTATATGAATACCTCGAGGCTCTGGACAGTCCGATTGTCTTCTCCCACAACGATCTTCTGCTGGGAAATGTGATCTATACGCAGAGCCTGAACACGGTGAACTTCATCGACTACGAGTATGCCGATTACAATTTCCAGGCCTTCGACATTGGCAACCACTTTGCGGAGATGTGCGGCGTGGATGAGGTTGACTACTCGCGCTATCCGAAGCGCGAGTTCCAGCTGCAGTGGCTGAGGGTCTACCTCGAGGAGTACCTACAGCGCAGCCACATTCAGAACGACGAAGTCGAACTGCTCTATGTCCAGGTCAATCAGTTTGCGCTGGCATCGCATATCTTTTGGACGGTGTGGTCCCTGTTGCAAGCCGAGCATTCCACTATCGATTTCGACTACGTAGGGTGCGTGTTGCATAGTATATGCACTGTAACTTCGAATTGGGAATGCACGATGCAATTAAATGATATATCCTTTAGAAATATAGATGTATATATCAGTTTTGCTTGA
- the LOC6740156 gene encoding ethanolamine kinase isoform X1 gives MGTETKSNSYTGQISTSGGNPKVMKDSLSLVRQTVNQQTLSLSQSNQVQNQLNSHSNSNSYPNPSGSENKNEHEPNPRDIRAKQEDKSRKEAIVPFVPIFVEEADVIQGAKELLKVIRPTWDLSHVEFKSFTDGITNKLVGCFHKEISKLSDENGGSYIPIKTQGLSPVQSEDPVIIEKEDDDQYTDDRATDDGSPVQYSDNVVLVRIYGNKTDLLIDRKAETQNFLLLHTYGLAPSLYATFKNGLVYEYVPGTTLNTDSVLCPEIWPLVARRMAEMHRKVRKHGDSSATKPMPMIWKKTQSFLDLVPERFSDAEKHKRVKETFLPIGRLREEFNKLYEYLEALDSPIVFSHNDLLLGNVIYTQSLNTVNFIDYEYADYNFQAFDIGNHFAEMCGVDEVDYSRYPKREFQLQWLRVYLEEYLQRSHIQNDEVELLYVQVNQFALASHIFWTVWSLLQAEHSTIDFDYVGCVLHSICTVTSNWECTMQLNDISFRNIDVYISFA, from the exons ATGGGCACAGAAACCAAGAGCAACAGTTACACAGGACAGATTTCAACAAGTGGCGGCAACCCCAAAGTGATGAAAGATTCTTTATCCTTAGTTCGTCAGACGGTCAATCAGCAAACGCTATCGCTATCGCAATCGAACCAGGTCCAGAACCAATTGAATTcacattcaaattcaaattcgtaTCCGAATCCAAGCGggagcgaaaataaaaacgaacaCGAACCAAATCCGCGCGATATTCGAGCCAAACAGGAGGATAAATCCAGAAAAGAGGCAATCGTACCCTTTGTGCCCATATTTGTTGAGGAGGCCGACGTGATTCAAGGGGCCAAGGAACTGTTGAAGGTTATTCGACCGACCTGGGACCTCAGCCACGTCGAGTTTAAG AGTTTCACCGATGGCATCACAAACAAACTGGTCGGATGTTTTCATAAGGAGATCTCCAAACTGAGCGATGAGAACGGCGGATCGTATATACCTATCAAGACGCAGGGCCTGTCGCCGGTTCAGTCCGAGGATCCAGTCATCATCGAGAAGGAGGACGATGATCAGTACACAGACGATCGGGCAACGGACGACGGCTCACCTGTACAGTACTCCGATAACGTAGTGCTGGTCAGGATATACGGTAACAAAACGGACCTACTGATAGATCGCAAGGCGGAGACGCAAAACTTTCTTCTACTGCATACGTATGGGCTAGCGCCATCGCTGTATGCCACGTTCAAGAACGGCCTCGTCTACGAATACGTACCTGGAACCACCCTGAATACGGACAGTGTGCTCTGTCCAGAGATTTGGCCCTTGGTCGCCCGTCGCATGGCCGAGATGCATCGCAAGGTGAGGAAGCACGGGGATAGTTCGGCGACCAAACCCATGCCGATGATTTGGAAGAAGACGCAGAGCTTTCTTGATTTAGTACCTGAACGTTTTAGTGATGCTGAAAAACACAAAAG AGTGAAAGAAACGTTTCTACCTATCGGCCGCCTGCGCGAGGAGTTCAACAAGCTATATGAATACCTCGAGGCTCTGGACAGTCCGATTGTCTTCTCCCACAACGATCTTCTGCTGGGAAATGTGATCTATACGCAGAGCCTGAACACGGTGAACTTCATCGACTACGAGTATGCCGATTACAATTTCCAGGCCTTCGACATTGGCAACCACTTTGCGGAGATGTGCGGCGTGGATGAGGTTGACTACTCGCGCTATCCGAAGCGCGAGTTCCAGCTGCAGTGGCTGAGGGTCTACCTCGAGGAGTACCTACAGCGCAGCCACATTCAGAACGACGAAGTCGAACTGCTCTATGTCCAGGTCAATCAGTTTGCGCTGGCATCGCATATCTTTTGGACGGTGTGGTCCCTGTTGCAAGCCGAGCATTCCACTATCGATTTCGACTACGTAGGGTGCGTGTTGCATAGTATATGCACTGTAACTTCGAATTGGGAATGCACGATGCAATTAAATGATATATCCTTTAGAAATATAGATGTATATATCAGTTTTGCTTGA
- the LOC6740156 gene encoding ethanolamine kinase isoform X4, with product MAEMHRKVRKHGDSSATKPMPMIWKKTQSFLDLVPERFSDAEKHKRVKETFLPIGRLREEFNKLYEYLEALDSPIVFSHNDLLLGNVIYTQSLNTVNFIDYEYADYNFQAFDIGNHFAEMCGVDEVDYSRYPKREFQLQWLRVYLEEYLQRSHIQNDEVELLYVQVNQFALASHIFWTVWSLLQAEHSTIDFDYVGCVLHSICTVTSNWECTMQLNDISFRNIDVYISFA from the exons ATGGCCGAGATGCATCGCAAGGTGAGGAAGCACGGGGATAGTTCGGCGACCAAACCCATGCCGATGATTTGGAAGAAGACGCAGAGCTTTCTTGATTTAGTACCTGAACGTTTTAGTGATGCTGAAAAACACAAAAG AGTGAAAGAAACGTTTCTACCTATCGGCCGCCTGCGCGAGGAGTTCAACAAGCTATATGAATACCTCGAGGCTCTGGACAGTCCGATTGTCTTCTCCCACAACGATCTTCTGCTGGGAAATGTGATCTATACGCAGAGCCTGAACACGGTGAACTTCATCGACTACGAGTATGCCGATTACAATTTCCAGGCCTTCGACATTGGCAACCACTTTGCGGAGATGTGCGGCGTGGATGAGGTTGACTACTCGCGCTATCCGAAGCGCGAGTTCCAGCTGCAGTGGCTGAGGGTCTACCTCGAGGAGTACCTACAGCGCAGCCACATTCAGAACGACGAAGTCGAACTGCTCTATGTCCAGGTCAATCAGTTTGCGCTGGCATCGCATATCTTTTGGACGGTGTGGTCCCTGTTGCAAGCCGAGCATTCCACTATCGATTTCGACTACGTAGGGTGCGTGTTGCATAGTATATGCACTGTAACTTCGAATTGGGAATGCACGATGCAATTAAATGATATATCCTTTAGAAATATAGATGTATATATCAGTTTTGCTTGA